Proteins encoded together in one Cervus canadensis isolate Bull #8, Minnesota chromosome 7, ASM1932006v1, whole genome shotgun sequence window:
- the CHRD gene encoding chordin isoform X1 produces MPSLPAPPAPLLLLGLLLLGSRPARGAGPEHPALPIRSEKEPLPIRGAAGCSFGGKVYALDETWHPDLGEPFGVMRCVLCACEAPQWGRRARGAGRVSCKNIKPECPTLACGQPRQLPGHCCQTCPQEHSSPEKQPTGLAFEYPRDPEHRSYSDRGEPGAEDRGRGDGHTDFVALLTGPRSQAVARARVSLQRSSLRFSISYRRLDRPTRIRFSDSTGSILFEHPAAPTQDGLVCGVWRAVPRLSLRLLRAEQLYVALVTPAHPSGEVWGPLIRHRALAAETFSAILTLEGPPQPGIGGIALLTLSDTEDSLHFLLLFRGLLESRSGGPAQVPLRLRILHQGKLLRELQANASAQEPGFAEVLPNLTAQEMDWLVLGELQMALERASGPGLRISGHIAARQSCDVLQSVLCGADALIPVQTGAAGSASLTLLGNGSLIYQVQVVGTGSEVVAMTLETKPQRRNQHTVLCHMVGLQPGGHRAVGICPGLGARGAHMLLQNELFLNVGTKDFPDGELRGHVAALPYSGHSARHDTLPVPLAGALVLPPVQSQAAGHAWLSLDTHCHLHYEVLLAGLGGSEQGTITAHLLGPPGMPGPRRLLKGFYGPEAQGVVKDLEPELLRHLAQGSASLLITTKGSPQGELRGQVHIANQCEVGGLRLAAAGDKEMQAPGALEAVAAMVAPLPAVLGPDTPAPAKPGGPGRLRDPNTCFFEGQQRPHGARWAPNYDPLCSLCTCQRRTVICDPVVCPPPSCPSPVQAPDQCCPVCPEKQDVKDLPGLPRNRDPGEGCYFDGDRSWRAAGTRWHPVVPPFGLIKCAVCTCKGDTGEVHCEKVQCPRLACAQPVRANPTDCCKQCPVGSGAHPQLGDPMQADGPRGCRFAGQWFPESQSWHPSVPPFGEMSCITCRCGQAGVPHCERDDCSPPLSCGPGKESRCCSHCTPRRRSAPETRTVPELGKEDEGS; encoded by the exons ATGCCGAGCCTCCCGGCCCCGCCGGCCCCGCTGCTGCTCCTCGGGCTGCTGCTGCTCGGCTCCCGGCCGGCCCGCGGCGCCGGCCCCGAGCACCCCGCGCTGCCTATCCGGTCCGAGAAGGAGCCGCTGCCCATTCGGGGAGCAGCAG GCTGCTCCTTCGGCGGGAAGGTCTATGCCTTGGACGAGACGTGGCACCCGGACCTGGGGGAGCCCTTCGGGGTGATGCGCTGCGTGCTGTGCGCCTGCGAGGCG CCTCAATGGGGTCGCCGCGCAAGGGGCGCAGGTAGGGTCAGCTGCAAGAACATCAAACCCGAGTGCCCAACCCTGGCCTGTGGGCAGCCGCGCCAGCTGCCTGGACACTGCTGCCAGACCTGCCCCCAGG AGCACAGCAGTCCGGAAAAGCAGCCGACGGGCCTGGCCTTCGAATATCCACGCGACCCAGAGCACCGGAGCTACAGCGACCGCGGGGAGCCAGGAGCTGAGGATCGGGGCCGTGGAGACGGCCACACGG ACTTCGTGGCGCTGCTAACAGGGCCAAGGTCGCAAGCGGTGGCGCGGGCTCGAGTGTCGCTGCAGCGCTCCAGTCTGCGGTTCTCCATCTCCTACCGGCg GCTGGACCGCCCTACCCGAATCCGCTTCTCTGACTCCACTGGCAGCATCCTGTTTGAACACCCTGCAGCCCCCACCCAAGATGGCCTG GTCTGCGGGGTGTGGCGGGCAGTGCCTCGGTTGTCCCTGCGACTCCTTAGGGCAGAGCAGCTGTATGTGGCACTTGTGACACCCGCTCACCCTTCAGGGGAGGTCTGGGGACCTCTCATTCGGCACCGGGCCCTGGCTGCAG AGACCTTCAGTGCCATCCTGACCCTGGAGGGCCCCCCACAGCCCGGCATAGGGGGCATCGCCCTACTCACTCTCAGTGACACAGAGGACTCCTTGCACTTCCTGCTGCTCTTCCGTGGACTCCTGGAGTCTAGGAGTGGGG GACCAGCCCAGGTTCCCCTGCGGCTCCGGATTCTACACCAGGGGAAGTTACTTCGAGAGCTCCAAGCCAATGCCTCAGCCCAG GAACCAGGCTTTGCTGAAGTGCTGCCCAACCTGACAGCCCAGGAGATGGACTGGCTGGTGCTGGGGGAGCTGCAGATGGCCCTGGAGAGGGCAAGTGGGCCAGGGCTACGCATCAGTGGACATATTGCTGCCAGGCAGAGCTGCGACG TCCTGCAAAGTGTCCTTTGCGGGGCAGATGCCCTGATCCCAGTTCAGACGGGTGCAGCGGGCTCAGCCAGCCTTACACTGCTAGGAAACGGCTCCCTGATCTACCAA GTACAGGTTGTAGGTACAGGCAGTGAGGTGGTGGCCATGACGCTGGAGACCAAGCCTCAGCGGAGGAACCAGCACACTGTCCTATGCCACATGGTTGGACTCCAGCCAGGAGGACACAGG GCTGTGGGTATCTGCCCTGGGCTGGGTGCCCGGGGGGCTCATATGCTGCTGCAGAACGAGCTGTTCCTGAACGTGGGCACCAAGGACTTCCCAGATGGAGAGCTGCGGGGCCACGTGGCTGCCCTGCCCTATAGTGGGCACAGCGCCCGCCATGACA CATTGCCTGTGCCCCTGGCAGGAGCCCTGGTGTTGCCCCCGGTGCAGAGCCAGGCAGCGGGGCACGCCTGGCTCTCTCTGGACACCCACTGTCACCTGCACTATGAAGTGCTGCTGGCAGGGCTTGGTGGCTCAGAACAGGGCACCATCACTGCCCACCTCCTCGGGCCTCCTGGAATGCCGGGGCCCCGGCGGCTGCTGAAGGGATTCTACGGCCCGGAG GCCCAGGGTGTGGTGAAGGACCTGGAGCCCGAGCTGCTGCGGCACCTGGCTCAGGGCTCTGCCTCCCTGCTGATCACCACCAAGGGGAGCCCTCAAGGGGAGCTGCGAGGGCAG GTGCACATTGCCAACCAATGCGAGGTGGGCGGCCTGCGCCTGGCGGCAGCAGGGGACAAAGAAATGCAGGCGCCTGGGGCTCTGGAGGCAGTGGCGGCCATGGTGGCCCCACTGCCCGCTGTGCTGGGCCCAGACACCCCAGCGCCAGCCAAACCAGGTGGCCCCGGTCGGCTTCGCGACCCCAACACCTGCTTCTTCGAGGGGCAGCAGCGCCCCCATGGGGCTCGCTGGGCTCCTAACTATGACCCGCTCTGCTCGCTCTGCACCTGCCAG AGACGCACGGTGATTTGTGACCCCGTGGTGTGCCCGCCACCCAGCTGTCCAAGCCCGGTGCAGGCACCGGACCAGTGCTGCCCTGTGTGCCCGG AGAAACAAGATGTCAAAGACCTCCCCGGGCTGCCAAGGAACAGGGACCCTGGCGAGG GCTGCTATTTTGATGGTGACCGGAGCTGGCGGGCAGCAGGCACCCGGTGGCACCCTGTCGTGCCCCCATTTGGCTTAATTAAGTGTGCTGTCTGCACCTGCAAG GGGGACACCGGAGAGGTGCACTGTGAGAAGGTGCAGTGTCCCCGGCTGGCCTGTGCCCAGCCTGTCCGTGCCAACCCCACTGACTGCTGCAAGCAGTGTCCAG TGGGTTCAGGGGCGCACCCCCAACTGGGGGACCCCATGCAGGCTGATGGGCCCCGAGGCTGCCGTTTCGCAGGGCAGTGGTTCCCAGAGAGCCAGAGCTGGCACCCTTCGGTGCCCCCCTTTGGGGAGATGAGCTGTATTACCTGCAGATGTGGG CAGGCAGGGGTGCCCCACTGTGAGCGGGATGACTGTTCACCGCCACTGTCCTGCGGCCCAGGGAAGGAGAGCCGCTGCTGCTCCCACTGCACACCCCGGCGGCGGT CAGCCCCAGAGACCAGGACAGTCCCAGAGCTTGGGAAAGAAGATGAAGGCTCCTAG
- the CHRD gene encoding chordin isoform X2, with protein sequence MPSLPAPPAPLLLLGLLLLGSRPARGAGPEHPALPIRSEKEPLPIRGAAGCSFGGKVYALDETWHPDLGEPFGVMRCVLCACEAPQWGRRARGAGRVSCKNIKPECPTLACGQPRQLPGHCCQTCPQEHSSPEKQPTGLAFEYPRDPEHRSYSDRGEPGAEDRGRGDGHTDFVALLTGPRSQAVARARVSLQRSSLRFSISYRRLDRPTRIRFSDSTGSILFEHPAAPTQDGLVCGVWRAVPRLSLRLLRAEQLYVALVTPAHPSGEVWGPLIRHRALAAETFSAILTLEGPPQPGIGGIALLTLSDTEDSLHFLLLFRGLLESRSGGPAQVPLRLRILHQGKLLRELQANASAQEPGFAEVLPNLTAQEMDWLVLGELQMALERASGPGLRISGHIAARQSCDVLQSVLCGADALIPVQTGAAGSASLTLLGNGSLIYQVQVVGTGSEVVAMTLETKPQRRNQHTVLCHMVGLQPGGHRAVGICPGLGARGAHMLLQNELFLNVGTKDFPDGELRGHVAALPYSGHSARHDTLPVPLAGALVLPPVQSQAAGHAWLSLDTHCHLHYEVLLAGLGGSEQGTITAHLLGPPGMPGPRRLLKGFYGPEAQGVVKDLEPELLRHLAQGSASLLITTKGSPQGELRGQVHIANQCEVGGLRLAAAGDKEMQAPGALEAVAAMVAPLPAVLGPDTPAPAKPGGPGRLRDPNTCFFEGQQRPHGARWAPNYDPLCSLCTCQRRTVICDPVVCPPPSCPSPVQAPDQCCPVCPEKQDVKDLPGLPRNRDPGEGCYFDGDRSWRAAGTRWHPVVPPFGLIKCAVCTCKGDTGEVHCEKVQCPRLACAQPVRANPTDCCKQCPVGSGAHPQLGDPMQADGPRGCRFAGQWFPESQSWHPSVPPFGEMSCITCRCGAGVPHCERDDCSPPLSCGPGKESRCCSHCTPRRRSAPETRTVPELGKEDEGS encoded by the exons ATGCCGAGCCTCCCGGCCCCGCCGGCCCCGCTGCTGCTCCTCGGGCTGCTGCTGCTCGGCTCCCGGCCGGCCCGCGGCGCCGGCCCCGAGCACCCCGCGCTGCCTATCCGGTCCGAGAAGGAGCCGCTGCCCATTCGGGGAGCAGCAG GCTGCTCCTTCGGCGGGAAGGTCTATGCCTTGGACGAGACGTGGCACCCGGACCTGGGGGAGCCCTTCGGGGTGATGCGCTGCGTGCTGTGCGCCTGCGAGGCG CCTCAATGGGGTCGCCGCGCAAGGGGCGCAGGTAGGGTCAGCTGCAAGAACATCAAACCCGAGTGCCCAACCCTGGCCTGTGGGCAGCCGCGCCAGCTGCCTGGACACTGCTGCCAGACCTGCCCCCAGG AGCACAGCAGTCCGGAAAAGCAGCCGACGGGCCTGGCCTTCGAATATCCACGCGACCCAGAGCACCGGAGCTACAGCGACCGCGGGGAGCCAGGAGCTGAGGATCGGGGCCGTGGAGACGGCCACACGG ACTTCGTGGCGCTGCTAACAGGGCCAAGGTCGCAAGCGGTGGCGCGGGCTCGAGTGTCGCTGCAGCGCTCCAGTCTGCGGTTCTCCATCTCCTACCGGCg GCTGGACCGCCCTACCCGAATCCGCTTCTCTGACTCCACTGGCAGCATCCTGTTTGAACACCCTGCAGCCCCCACCCAAGATGGCCTG GTCTGCGGGGTGTGGCGGGCAGTGCCTCGGTTGTCCCTGCGACTCCTTAGGGCAGAGCAGCTGTATGTGGCACTTGTGACACCCGCTCACCCTTCAGGGGAGGTCTGGGGACCTCTCATTCGGCACCGGGCCCTGGCTGCAG AGACCTTCAGTGCCATCCTGACCCTGGAGGGCCCCCCACAGCCCGGCATAGGGGGCATCGCCCTACTCACTCTCAGTGACACAGAGGACTCCTTGCACTTCCTGCTGCTCTTCCGTGGACTCCTGGAGTCTAGGAGTGGGG GACCAGCCCAGGTTCCCCTGCGGCTCCGGATTCTACACCAGGGGAAGTTACTTCGAGAGCTCCAAGCCAATGCCTCAGCCCAG GAACCAGGCTTTGCTGAAGTGCTGCCCAACCTGACAGCCCAGGAGATGGACTGGCTGGTGCTGGGGGAGCTGCAGATGGCCCTGGAGAGGGCAAGTGGGCCAGGGCTACGCATCAGTGGACATATTGCTGCCAGGCAGAGCTGCGACG TCCTGCAAAGTGTCCTTTGCGGGGCAGATGCCCTGATCCCAGTTCAGACGGGTGCAGCGGGCTCAGCCAGCCTTACACTGCTAGGAAACGGCTCCCTGATCTACCAA GTACAGGTTGTAGGTACAGGCAGTGAGGTGGTGGCCATGACGCTGGAGACCAAGCCTCAGCGGAGGAACCAGCACACTGTCCTATGCCACATGGTTGGACTCCAGCCAGGAGGACACAGG GCTGTGGGTATCTGCCCTGGGCTGGGTGCCCGGGGGGCTCATATGCTGCTGCAGAACGAGCTGTTCCTGAACGTGGGCACCAAGGACTTCCCAGATGGAGAGCTGCGGGGCCACGTGGCTGCCCTGCCCTATAGTGGGCACAGCGCCCGCCATGACA CATTGCCTGTGCCCCTGGCAGGAGCCCTGGTGTTGCCCCCGGTGCAGAGCCAGGCAGCGGGGCACGCCTGGCTCTCTCTGGACACCCACTGTCACCTGCACTATGAAGTGCTGCTGGCAGGGCTTGGTGGCTCAGAACAGGGCACCATCACTGCCCACCTCCTCGGGCCTCCTGGAATGCCGGGGCCCCGGCGGCTGCTGAAGGGATTCTACGGCCCGGAG GCCCAGGGTGTGGTGAAGGACCTGGAGCCCGAGCTGCTGCGGCACCTGGCTCAGGGCTCTGCCTCCCTGCTGATCACCACCAAGGGGAGCCCTCAAGGGGAGCTGCGAGGGCAG GTGCACATTGCCAACCAATGCGAGGTGGGCGGCCTGCGCCTGGCGGCAGCAGGGGACAAAGAAATGCAGGCGCCTGGGGCTCTGGAGGCAGTGGCGGCCATGGTGGCCCCACTGCCCGCTGTGCTGGGCCCAGACACCCCAGCGCCAGCCAAACCAGGTGGCCCCGGTCGGCTTCGCGACCCCAACACCTGCTTCTTCGAGGGGCAGCAGCGCCCCCATGGGGCTCGCTGGGCTCCTAACTATGACCCGCTCTGCTCGCTCTGCACCTGCCAG AGACGCACGGTGATTTGTGACCCCGTGGTGTGCCCGCCACCCAGCTGTCCAAGCCCGGTGCAGGCACCGGACCAGTGCTGCCCTGTGTGCCCGG AGAAACAAGATGTCAAAGACCTCCCCGGGCTGCCAAGGAACAGGGACCCTGGCGAGG GCTGCTATTTTGATGGTGACCGGAGCTGGCGGGCAGCAGGCACCCGGTGGCACCCTGTCGTGCCCCCATTTGGCTTAATTAAGTGTGCTGTCTGCACCTGCAAG GGGGACACCGGAGAGGTGCACTGTGAGAAGGTGCAGTGTCCCCGGCTGGCCTGTGCCCAGCCTGTCCGTGCCAACCCCACTGACTGCTGCAAGCAGTGTCCAG TGGGTTCAGGGGCGCACCCCCAACTGGGGGACCCCATGCAGGCTGATGGGCCCCGAGGCTGCCGTTTCGCAGGGCAGTGGTTCCCAGAGAGCCAGAGCTGGCACCCTTCGGTGCCCCCCTTTGGGGAGATGAGCTGTATTACCTGCAGATGTGGG GCAGGGGTGCCCCACTGTGAGCGGGATGACTGTTCACCGCCACTGTCCTGCGGCCCAGGGAAGGAGAGCCGCTGCTGCTCCCACTGCACACCCCGGCGGCGGT CAGCCCCAGAGACCAGGACAGTCCCAGAGCTTGGGAAAGAAGATGAAGGCTCCTAG
- the CHRD gene encoding chordin isoform X3 produces the protein MPSLPAPPAPLLLLGLLLLGSRPARGAGPEHPALPIRSEKEPLPIRGAAGCSFGGKVYALDETWHPDLGEPFGVMRCVLCACEAPQWGRRARGAGRVSCKNIKPECPTLACGQPRQLPGHCCQTCPQEHSSPEKQPTGLAFEYPRDPEHRSYSDRGEPGAEDRGRGDGHTDFVALLTGPRSQAVARARVSLQRSSLRFSISYRRLDRPTRIRFSDSTGSILFEHPAAPTQDGLVCGVWRAVPRLSLRLLRAEQLYVALVTPAHPSGEVWGPLIRHRALAAETFSAILTLEGPPQPGIGGIALLTLSDTEDSLHFLLLFRGLLESRSGGPAQVPLRLRILHQGKLLRELQANASAQEPGFAEVLPNLTAQEMDWLVLGELQMALERASGPGLRISGHIAARQSCDVLQSVLCGADALIPVQTGAAGSASLTLLGNGSLIYQVQVVGTGSEVVAMTLETKPQRRNQHTVLCHMVGLQPGGHRAVGICPGLGARGAHMLLQNELFLNVGTKDFPDGELRGHVAALPYSGHSARHDTLPVPLAGALVLPPVQSQAAGHAWLSLDTHCHLHYEVLLAGLGGSEQGTITAHLLGPPGMPGPRRLLKGFYGPEAQGVVKDLEPELLRHLAQGSASLLITTKGSPQGELRGQVHIANQCEVGGLRLAAAGDKEMQAPGALEAVAAMVAPLPAVLGPDTPAPAKPGGPGRLRDPNTCFFEGQQRPHGARWAPNYDPLCSLCTCQRRTVICDPVVCPPPSCPSPVQAPDQCCPVCPEKQDVKDLPGLPRNRDPGEGCYFDGDRSWRAAGTRWHPVVPPFGLIKCAVCTCKGDTGEVHCEKVQCPRLACAQPVRANPTDCCKQCPVGSGAHPQLGDPMQADGPRGCRFAGQWFPESQSWHPSVPPFGEMSCITCRCGQAGVPHCERDDCSPPLSCGPGKESRCCSHCTPRRRSPETRTVPELGKEDEGS, from the exons ATGCCGAGCCTCCCGGCCCCGCCGGCCCCGCTGCTGCTCCTCGGGCTGCTGCTGCTCGGCTCCCGGCCGGCCCGCGGCGCCGGCCCCGAGCACCCCGCGCTGCCTATCCGGTCCGAGAAGGAGCCGCTGCCCATTCGGGGAGCAGCAG GCTGCTCCTTCGGCGGGAAGGTCTATGCCTTGGACGAGACGTGGCACCCGGACCTGGGGGAGCCCTTCGGGGTGATGCGCTGCGTGCTGTGCGCCTGCGAGGCG CCTCAATGGGGTCGCCGCGCAAGGGGCGCAGGTAGGGTCAGCTGCAAGAACATCAAACCCGAGTGCCCAACCCTGGCCTGTGGGCAGCCGCGCCAGCTGCCTGGACACTGCTGCCAGACCTGCCCCCAGG AGCACAGCAGTCCGGAAAAGCAGCCGACGGGCCTGGCCTTCGAATATCCACGCGACCCAGAGCACCGGAGCTACAGCGACCGCGGGGAGCCAGGAGCTGAGGATCGGGGCCGTGGAGACGGCCACACGG ACTTCGTGGCGCTGCTAACAGGGCCAAGGTCGCAAGCGGTGGCGCGGGCTCGAGTGTCGCTGCAGCGCTCCAGTCTGCGGTTCTCCATCTCCTACCGGCg GCTGGACCGCCCTACCCGAATCCGCTTCTCTGACTCCACTGGCAGCATCCTGTTTGAACACCCTGCAGCCCCCACCCAAGATGGCCTG GTCTGCGGGGTGTGGCGGGCAGTGCCTCGGTTGTCCCTGCGACTCCTTAGGGCAGAGCAGCTGTATGTGGCACTTGTGACACCCGCTCACCCTTCAGGGGAGGTCTGGGGACCTCTCATTCGGCACCGGGCCCTGGCTGCAG AGACCTTCAGTGCCATCCTGACCCTGGAGGGCCCCCCACAGCCCGGCATAGGGGGCATCGCCCTACTCACTCTCAGTGACACAGAGGACTCCTTGCACTTCCTGCTGCTCTTCCGTGGACTCCTGGAGTCTAGGAGTGGGG GACCAGCCCAGGTTCCCCTGCGGCTCCGGATTCTACACCAGGGGAAGTTACTTCGAGAGCTCCAAGCCAATGCCTCAGCCCAG GAACCAGGCTTTGCTGAAGTGCTGCCCAACCTGACAGCCCAGGAGATGGACTGGCTGGTGCTGGGGGAGCTGCAGATGGCCCTGGAGAGGGCAAGTGGGCCAGGGCTACGCATCAGTGGACATATTGCTGCCAGGCAGAGCTGCGACG TCCTGCAAAGTGTCCTTTGCGGGGCAGATGCCCTGATCCCAGTTCAGACGGGTGCAGCGGGCTCAGCCAGCCTTACACTGCTAGGAAACGGCTCCCTGATCTACCAA GTACAGGTTGTAGGTACAGGCAGTGAGGTGGTGGCCATGACGCTGGAGACCAAGCCTCAGCGGAGGAACCAGCACACTGTCCTATGCCACATGGTTGGACTCCAGCCAGGAGGACACAGG GCTGTGGGTATCTGCCCTGGGCTGGGTGCCCGGGGGGCTCATATGCTGCTGCAGAACGAGCTGTTCCTGAACGTGGGCACCAAGGACTTCCCAGATGGAGAGCTGCGGGGCCACGTGGCTGCCCTGCCCTATAGTGGGCACAGCGCCCGCCATGACA CATTGCCTGTGCCCCTGGCAGGAGCCCTGGTGTTGCCCCCGGTGCAGAGCCAGGCAGCGGGGCACGCCTGGCTCTCTCTGGACACCCACTGTCACCTGCACTATGAAGTGCTGCTGGCAGGGCTTGGTGGCTCAGAACAGGGCACCATCACTGCCCACCTCCTCGGGCCTCCTGGAATGCCGGGGCCCCGGCGGCTGCTGAAGGGATTCTACGGCCCGGAG GCCCAGGGTGTGGTGAAGGACCTGGAGCCCGAGCTGCTGCGGCACCTGGCTCAGGGCTCTGCCTCCCTGCTGATCACCACCAAGGGGAGCCCTCAAGGGGAGCTGCGAGGGCAG GTGCACATTGCCAACCAATGCGAGGTGGGCGGCCTGCGCCTGGCGGCAGCAGGGGACAAAGAAATGCAGGCGCCTGGGGCTCTGGAGGCAGTGGCGGCCATGGTGGCCCCACTGCCCGCTGTGCTGGGCCCAGACACCCCAGCGCCAGCCAAACCAGGTGGCCCCGGTCGGCTTCGCGACCCCAACACCTGCTTCTTCGAGGGGCAGCAGCGCCCCCATGGGGCTCGCTGGGCTCCTAACTATGACCCGCTCTGCTCGCTCTGCACCTGCCAG AGACGCACGGTGATTTGTGACCCCGTGGTGTGCCCGCCACCCAGCTGTCCAAGCCCGGTGCAGGCACCGGACCAGTGCTGCCCTGTGTGCCCGG AGAAACAAGATGTCAAAGACCTCCCCGGGCTGCCAAGGAACAGGGACCCTGGCGAGG GCTGCTATTTTGATGGTGACCGGAGCTGGCGGGCAGCAGGCACCCGGTGGCACCCTGTCGTGCCCCCATTTGGCTTAATTAAGTGTGCTGTCTGCACCTGCAAG GGGGACACCGGAGAGGTGCACTGTGAGAAGGTGCAGTGTCCCCGGCTGGCCTGTGCCCAGCCTGTCCGTGCCAACCCCACTGACTGCTGCAAGCAGTGTCCAG TGGGTTCAGGGGCGCACCCCCAACTGGGGGACCCCATGCAGGCTGATGGGCCCCGAGGCTGCCGTTTCGCAGGGCAGTGGTTCCCAGAGAGCCAGAGCTGGCACCCTTCGGTGCCCCCCTTTGGGGAGATGAGCTGTATTACCTGCAGATGTGGG CAGGCAGGGGTGCCCCACTGTGAGCGGGATGACTGTTCACCGCCACTGTCCTGCGGCCCAGGGAAGGAGAGCCGCTGCTGCTCCCACTGCACACCCCGGCGGCGGT CCCCAGAGACCAGGACAGTCCCAGAGCTTGGGAAAGAAGATGAAGGCTCCTAG